Proteins found in one Micropterus dolomieu isolate WLL.071019.BEF.003 ecotype Adirondacks linkage group LG12, ASM2129224v1, whole genome shotgun sequence genomic segment:
- the brms1 gene encoding breast cancer metastasis-suppressor 1, with product MPAQPPVREPEEEMEAEGESQLPEANGEVEQPRENERGGEETMEESTEERETDMEESEEEDEEEEESSEMDDEDCERRRGECLDEMLDLEKQFQDLKEKLFRERLNQVKVKLDEVLTGKAGEYKEPLAALQNSMQIRTQVAGVYRELCLQVIKHKHECELQGAKQHLESERALLFDAMKTELLEKIRRLEEDRQNTDLTSEWSDDTRGKKCKRKNLLGRSERKKKVALVSGPFIVYMLRDIDILEDWSAIKKAKAALSPLKKKVEKR from the exons ATGCCCGCTCAACCCCCTGTGAGGGAGccggaggaggagatggaggcagAGGGAGAGTCACAACTCCCTGAGGCCAACGGAGAGGTGGAGCAACcgagagagaatgaaagaggaggagaggagaccaTGGAAGAGAGCACGGAGGAGAGGGAGACTGACATGGAGGAgagtgaagaggaggatgaggaggaagaggagagttCGG AGAtggatgatgaagactgtgAGCGGAGGAGAGGAGAATGTCTGGATGAGATGTTGGATCTGGAAAAACAATTTCAGGATCTGAAAGAGAA GTTGTTTCGGGAGCGGCTGAACCAAGTGAAAGTGAAGCTGGACGAGGTGCTGACAGGGAAGGCTGGAGAATACAAAGAACCACTGGCTGCGCTACAGAACAGCATGCAGATACGAACACAAGTGGCTG GAGTGTACAGAGAGCTGTGTCTACAGGTGATCAAACACAAGCACGAGTGTGAACTACAGGGAGCAAAGCAGCACCTGGAG agtgAGCGGGCACTGCTGTTTGATGCCATGAAGACAGAACTGCTGGAAAAGATTAGAAGACTggaggaggacagacagaataCAGACCTCACCTCAG AGTGGAGTGATGACACGAGGGGCAAGAAGTGTAAAAGAAAGAACCTGCTGGGTCGGtcggagaggaaaaagaaagtaGCTCTGGTTTCAG GGCCTTTCATTGTCTACATGTTGAGAGACATCGACATCCTTGAAGACTGGTCTGCTATCAAGAAG GCAAAAGCAGCGCTGTCGCCACTAAAAAAGAAGGTTGAAA AGCGGTGA